One genomic segment of Coffea arabica cultivar ET-39 chromosome 6e, Coffea Arabica ET-39 HiFi, whole genome shotgun sequence includes these proteins:
- the LOC113696521 gene encoding uncharacterized protein, producing the protein MVRMRPVPSVVHFNRLLGRIVKMKQYLVVLSLYRDMAELGCIPLDEYTLNIVINCYCFLGKVNFGFSIFGSFFKRGVLPDTATFNTLLKGLFWEHKIHEAQGLFKKIIYEKLCIPSEITYGTVIDGLSKAGNTSMAIQVLRFMEKGGRCRPHTAAYNTIIDGLCKDKMMDQALSLLPEMIEKGIAPDVITYNCLVRDLCNLSKWKDVEKLLTEMKAYNIVPSVITFNILIDALCKEGQLEGAEEVLKIMIEQNQKPDNATYRALMDEYCLQGRMDEAKIVFDKMAVNGLSPDVQSHNILIHGYMKKMKVEAAMSLFREIRHKGLTPNVATYNTVLQGLFSVRRYLTAIEVFNEMRAAGIKPDFYTYSVLLNGLCKNSHVEEALQFLHKMEVDGVDCHITMYNIILDGLCKCGKLDSARHLFYSLSSKGLDPNVSTYNTMINGLFSEGFLEEAKEFIKKMEENGCTPNLITFNIIVQGLLKAGEFNDAVVYFDEMDRRGFSLHLSTFSLLLDSYRDSGNDPSIFKIIEKFAQKMGNGSLNNGEGGSYS; encoded by the coding sequence ATGGTCCGGATGAGACCTGTGCCTAGTGTTGTTCATTTCAATAGACTGCTGGGTCGTATTGTTAAGATGAAGCAATATTTGGTGGTTCTTTCTCTTTACAGAGATATGGCTGAGTTAGGATGCATACCACTTGATGAATACACGCTTAATATTGTGATTAACTGTTACTGCTTCTTGGGTAAAGTGAATTTTGGGTTTTCTATATTTGGTAGCTTCTTCAAGCGAGGTGTTTTGCCCGATACGGCCACCTTTAATACTCTGCTCAAAGGACTCTTTTGGGAACACAAAATTCATGAGGCACAAGGAttgttcaagaaaataatatatGAAAAGCTATGCATACCGAGTGAAATTACGTATGGGACCGTCATAGATGGGCTTTCTAAGGCTGGGAACACTAGCATGGCCATTCAAGtccttagattcatggaaaaagGAGGAAGGTGCAGGCCTCATACAGCTGCTTACAACACTATTATCGACGGGTTGTGCAAGGATAAAATGATGGATCAAGCTCTCTCCCTTCTACCTGAGATGATTGAGAAAGGAATTGCCCCCGATGTCATCACTTACAATTGTTTGGTCCGGGATCTGTGCAATTTAAGTAAATGGAAGGACGTTGAAAAGCTCTTGACTGAGATGAAGGCTTATAATATTGTTCCAAGTGTTATTACTTTCAATATTCTGATTGATGCACTATGTAAGGAAGGACAGTTAGAAGGTGCAGAGGAGGTACTGAAAATCATGATTGAGCAAAATCAGAAGCCTGATAATGCTACGTATAGAGCATTGATGGATGAGTACTGTTTACAAGGCCGAATGGACGAAGCAAAGAtagtttttgataaaatggctgTTAACGGCCTTAGTCCTGATGTTCAAAGCCATAATATATTGATCCACGGCtatatgaagaaaatgaaagtggaAGCAGCCATGAGTCTCTTCCGAGAGATCCGACATAAAGGGTTAACACCGAATGTTGCAACTTATAACACTGTCCTGCAGGGTTTATTTAGTGTGCGGAGGTATCTTACAGCAATCGAAGTTTTCAATGAGATGCGAGCTGCTGGCATAAAGCCTGATTTTTACACTTACTCTGTGTTGTTAAATGGTTTATGCAAGAATTCACATGTTGAGGAAGCACTTCAATTTTTGCACAAGATGGAAGTTGATGGAGTAGATTGTCATATAACAATGTACAACATCATCCTTGATGGATTATGCAAATGTGGGAAGCTTGACAGCGCCCGGCATCTTTTCTATAGTCTCTCTTCTAAAGGATTGGATCCTAATGTTTCAACATATAACACGATGATAAATGGCCTCTTTTCAGAAGGTTTCCTAGAGGAAGCCAAAGAGTTTATtaagaaaatggaagaaaatggcTGCACTCCAAATCTAATTACATTTAATATTATAGTTCAAGGACTTCTTAAGGCTGGCGAATTTAATGATGCAGTGGTTTATTTTGATGAAATGGATAGGAGAGGATTCTCGCTGCATTTGTCTACTTTTTCACTTTTACTAGATTCATACAGAGATAGTGGAAATGATCCCTCTATTTTTAAGATAATTGAGAAGTTTGCTCAAAAAATGGGTAATGGAAGTCTAAATAATGGTGAAGGTGGATCTTATTCTTAA
- the LOC113720572 gene encoding replication protein A 70 kDa DNA-binding subunit B-like — MVNLLCIADIRPRMRGWSAHVTVQEKMHVASSQKSPTRYQKFVFADEQGSRVEGIMFNAAIEKMGTKLHVFKKYLISNADVREIEERYQTNGLTMQWVISTQTVVEELNEQGSIVLPSEFAPISFKDLASYADSKSQTVDIMAVVVDAMPVVPIKNDSQESFVQRFLIVNEEMVPTVLSLWNAFVENEGKLLTDHRNRHPVVICRRLKVVTYNGIALSTRNDSVIVVDPPVGDARSLKNWASRNDKELLALRRDKPYSNQSPKMFYGPQQKLTAIRDVLPTEKCRRITSADYGCTYTCNHCNEKCRFDIDLTDETDTLTASVFGEQAEALLGFTALQAIDSFNKNEDLPLARTHEALKNKMFIVQLKPGSTRNDGSYQNYTVVYYFEENAETASAENQMHVGSKSGTDKESYLQNSNDQATSSVALPPEKEELPSKTRRCLRSSFDESEEATSKKQRNK, encoded by the exons ATGGTGAATCTGCTCTGCATTGCTGATATCAGACCAAGAATGAGAGGATGGTCAGCCCACGTTACTGTTCAGGAAAAGATGCACGTTGCTTCTTCACAAAAGTCTCCCACAAGATACCAGAAATTTGTTTTTGCTGATGAACAG GGATCCAGAGTTGAGGGAATTATGTTTAATGCTGCTATTGAAAAGATGGGAACAAAACTCCATGTTTTTAAGAAGTATCTGATATCAAATGCTGATGTCAGAGAAATTGAGGAGCGGTATCAAACTAATGGCCTTACGATGCAGTGGGTGATAAGCACACAAACTGTTGTTGAGGAGCTTAATGAACAGGGGAGCATTGTTTTGCCGTCCGAGTTCGCTCCTATAAGCTTTAAAGACTTAGCCAGTTATGCTGATTCAAAGTCTCAAACTGTTG ATATTATGGCCGTAGTTGTTGACGCAATGCCTGTTGTTCCAATTAAAAATGATTCGCAGGAGTCATTTGTCCAGAGATTTCTTATTGTGAATGAAGA GATGGTCCCTACTGTGCTATCTTTGTGGAATGCATTTGTCGAGAATGAAGGGAAGCTACTTACAGACCACCGCAACAGGCATCCAGTTGTTATATGCCGTAGACTTAAAGTTGTCACGTACAATG GAATAGCACTGTCAACAAGAAATGACTCAGTAATTGTTGTTGATCCACCTGTTGGAGATGCTAGAAGCCTAAAAAATTG GGCATCAAGGAATGACAAGGAATTACTTGCTCTCCGCCGTGATAAGCCGTATAGTAACCAATCTCCTAAAATGTTCTACGGCCCTCAACAAAAACTAACTGCTATACGAGATGTTTTGCCAACTGAAAAG TGCCGTCGCATAACTTCAGCTGACTATGGATGCACTTATACTTGCAACCATTGCAATGAAAA ATGCCGCTTTGATATTGACCTTACTGATGAAACTGACACGCTTACAGCATCAGTTTTTGGTGAACAAGCCGAGGCATTGCTTGGATTTACTGCTTTACAAGCAATAGATTCCTTCAACAAG AATGAAGACCTGCCTTTAGCTAGGACCCATGAAGCCTTGAAGAATAAAATGTTCATAGTACAACTTAAACCAGGAAGCACAAGAAATGATGGATCATATCAGAACTACACTGTTGTATattattttgaagaaaatgcTGAGACTGCCTCTGCTGAGAATCAGATGCATGTTGGTTCGAAATCTGGGACTG ACAAGGAGAGCTACCTTCAGAATAGTAATGATCAGGCTACTTCTTCTGTTGCTTTACCTCCAG agAAAGAAGAATTGCCATCTAAAACACGCCGCTGTCTTCGAAGTAGTTTTGATGAATCTGAGGAAGCCACTTCAAAGAAGCAGCGCAACAAATAG